The genomic DNA GGGCAGACCGTGGGCATCCGCCGCGGCGCGCGCCGTGGCCATGGACACCGCGAGGATGGCGTTGGCGCCCAGCTTGCTCTTGGTGGGCGTGCCGTCCATCTCGATCATCTGCTGGTCCACGGCGTACTGGTCCGCCGCGTCCATGCCCACGAGCTCCGGGGCAATCGTCTCGGTGATGTTCTCGATGGCCTTGCGCACGCCCTTGCCGAGGTAGCGGCCCTTGTCCCCGTCACGAAGCTCGAGCGCCTCGTGCTCGCCGGTGGAAGCTCCCGAGGGAACCGCCGCACGGCCATGGGCTCCACCCGCCAGGAATACCTCGGCCTCCACGGTGGGGTTACCGCGAGAGTCGAGCACTTCACGCGCCACGATTTGAGCGATCTCAGTCATGGCGCGGGGTTCTAGAGGACAGGCTCGGGCCTCGCAAGCTTGCTCACGGGGTTGATACACTGCGCCCCCCTCCATGCCTCCGCGCCGACCCATCGCCCCTCCCGCTCCCGACCCCTACCCTCACTCTCGAGGTAGAGGCGCCCTGCTGGGCCTGGTGGTGGGAGACGCGCTGGGCTCGCCCCTCAAGGCTCGCAACCTCATCGCCCCGGTGTTCCCCACGCTCGCCGAGGGAGTGCACCGCGTCCTGCGCGCCGGGGGCCCCTTCGAGCTGAAGAAGGGCCAGGTGGGAGAGAGCGGTCAGATGGCGTGCTGCCTGGGCGTGGGCCTGCGCGAGCTGGGCACCTACGACGCGGACGCGCAACTGCGCCACTACCTGCGCTGGCAGCACCACGCCCAGGGGATGAGCCCCCACGTCGAGGACGTGATGACGGAGATGCTCGAGTCCCCGATGCCCAAGGTGACGGCGGCGCGCCGCCTGTGGATGAAGGGGGGGCGCAAGGCGGCGGGCAACGGCAGCCTCGGGCGCACCGCGCCCCTGGGCGTCTTCTTCCACCAGGATCAGGACTCGCGCCTGCGGGCCTCGTTCGCGGACTCGGCGCTCACCGACTTCGATCCGCGCTGCCAGCTCGCATGCGCCACGCTCAATGCCTCCATCGCGCACTCGCTCAACGCCGGTGAGGGGCTGACTCCCCAGGACCTCCTCCAAGCCACGCTGAGCGAACTGACCGTGGCGAGCGCGACCCTGGGCCGGGTGCTCCCGGACTTCGTGCAGGAGGTGTCCATGGCCACGGCGATGATCCGCGAGGACCTCGACGCGGCGCGGCAGGACGATCCGCAACTCTACTGGCCCGAGCTGCACATGCACCGCAAGCCCACGCTGGCGCGGGTGGCCTTCCGCCTGGCCTACTGGGAGCTGATGCACGCGCCCAGCTTCGAGACGGCGCTGGTGGATGTCATCAACCGGGGGGGAGACACGGACGTCAACGGGGCCGTCGCCGGAGCGCTGCTGGGCGCGTTCCACGGCGAGGAAGCCATTCCCACCGACTGGAGCCAGGGCGTGCTGGAGGCCCTGGGCCCGAGAGACGGTGCACTGTGGAATACCTACCACCCCCGGCAGTTGCTGACGCTGGCGCCGGAGCTGGAGGAATAGTTCCGCCGAGCCTCAGCCCAGCAGGTCGATGACGATGACGCCGCGCGGCGGCTTCTCGTCGTCCTCCGCGTCGGAGCGGCGGCGAGGGCGCTCGTCGGGACCCGGGAGGGGAATCTCCAGAACAGGACGCTCCCGTTCCTCCCGGTTCCGTTCCCGGCGCTTGATTTCCTCGATGATGAAGGCGTCGAGCATGGGTTCGGTCTCTCCCCTCAGCCTACGTACCGCAGCGTACTACCGCCACCCGACCGCTGGTATCCCACCATCCGCTGGGCTTCTGGATACACAAGATGCAAAGTAAGGGCCCTCGTTCCTTTCTGGAGACGGGCCAGCTCGCTGGCTCGCTTGCCTGTCCGCCACCCGACGATCGGGCCTGGCGGCACGCTCCAGTGACTCAGGGGTGTCCACCTCTGAATATGGGGAACGTTGACTTGATTGTAATCCAGCCGGGCGGCCCCGCAAGCGATGCCGTCACTCCCCGGAACTTCCTTCCCGGATGCCGGGGGCGGCGGGAGGGGCCTCGTCTCCCGCCTGCCCGCCGACGGTGCCGGGTTCAGAGGCTCTCGGCCCGCCGCTTGAAGGCGTCCAGCATCTTGGGCAGGGACGTCTCGGCCAGCTTGGTGACGATCGCCTTGGGCACGAGCGCGCCCAGGGCCATGTCCACCGTGTAGGTGGCCTTGGTGCGGCCCTCGCCGTCGGGCTCGAGCACCCAGCTGCCCTTGTTGTCCTTCATCACCTCGCCCTCGACGAAGGTCCAGGACATGCGCGTGGGCCGCTCCTCCTTGACGAGGATGGTGTAGTGGATGGTCTTGATGACATCCACCTCGTAGTGGACCTTGACCTCGTTGCCCTTGCGCTCCGAGGTCCAGATCTTCTTCACCTCGGGCAGGAACTCTCCGTACTTGTCGTAGTTCGTGATGACATCGAAGAGCTTGTCCGGGGGAGCGTTGATGACGATGGTGCGAGTGGCGCCAGCCATGATGCGTGGTCTCCGCGATGAGGGGTTCTAGAGGTTGTAGCCGGGCTTCTTGTCGAACTTGTGGCGGGATTGGATGAAGCGCACCGTCCCGGACTTGCTGCGCATCACCACGGAGTGCGTTTCGCACCCGCCACCGAAGAAGCGCACACCGCGAAGGAAGTCGCCAGTGGTAACGCCCGTGGCGGCGAACATCACGTCGCCACTGGCCAGCTCCTCGGCGGTGTAGATCTTCGAGATGTCGGTGATGCCCATGCGCCTGGCGCGGGCCACCTCGTCGTTGTTGCGCGGCACGAGCCGGCCCTGCATGTCGCCGCCCACCGAGCGCACGGCCGCCGCGGCGATGACGCCCTCGGGGGCGCCGCCCGTGCCCATGAGCACGTCCACGCCCGTGTCCTCGAAGCAGGTGGCGATGGCGCCCGCCACGTCCCCGTCCTCGATGAGGCGGATGCGCGCGCCCGCGGCCCGCACCTCCTTGATGAGCTCCACGTGCCGCTCGCGCTCGAGGATGACGACCGTGAGGTCCGCCACGTAGACCTTCATGCGCTCGGCGATGGCGCGCAGGTTCTCCGTGGGGGTGCGGCGCAGGTCGATGGCGCCCTTGGCCCGTTCGCCCACGGCGATCTTCTCCATGTACGTATCCGGCGCGTTGAGCAGCTTGCCCTTGTCCGCCATGGCCACGACGGAGATGCCGCCCGGACGGCCGTAGGCGCACAGGTTGGTGCCCTCGAGCGGATCCAACGCGATGTCCACCCCGGGGTCGTCCGCGTGGCGGCGGCCCACCTGCTCGCCGATGTAGAGCATGGGCGCCTCATCGCGCTCGCCCTCGCCGATGACGACGGTGCCGTTGATGTTCAGGGAGTCGAAGGCGCGACGCATCGCGTCCACGGCGGCCTGGTCCGACTCGTTCTTGCTGCCACGGCCCATCAGCCGGGCGGAGGCGATGGCCGCCATCTCGGTGACGCGCACGACCTCCATGGCCAGGTTGCGATCCATTGTGGGTGTCTCCTTCGGGAAAGAACGACGTGAAGCGGTAGGTCCTCAGGTGGCTTCCTGCAACAGCCGGACGAGCGCTTCTGGCAGGCGGGTGGGCTTTCCGTCGCGGCCCACGCAGGCATGCACGGTGCGTCCGGTGCTCAGCAACGACTCCGGCGCGCCCGCGCGCCGCACTTCATAGGAAAAGCTCAGCGACGCCCGCTTGAAATCGCTTACCCAGACGCGGACGACGAGCTCGTCGTCGTAGCGCGCGGGTGCCTTGTAGGCGGCGGCGACCTCGATCACGGGCAGCATGACCCCCTCTCGCTCCAGCTCGCGGTAACTGCCTCCCCGGGAGCGGAAGAACTCCCCTCGAGCGAACTCGAAGTAACGTAGATAATTGGCGTGGTACACGACCCCCATCTGGTCCGTGTCGCCGTAGATGACTCGGATGCGTGCTTCGACCATCGGTCCCGCCGACCGTAACAAGCGGGTGCCCGACCGGAAAGCACGAGGCGGCATGAGTTGGTTGCTTCTGAGCATGAGGCGTGACGGAGTAGCGCGTCATGCGCTTCTCTCGAGCCCTCGTTTCCCTGCTGCTGCTCACCGCCCTGCCCGCCTGGGCGAAGCCGCCCCGCCTGACGCTCTTCATCACCGTGGACGCGATGGGCACGGATCTCCTGTTGCGCCACCGGCCCCGCCTCCAGGGCGGCCTGGGCAAGCTGCTGGATTCGGGCGCCTTCTACCCCTACGCGCGCTATGCCTACGCCAAGCCGAGGACCGCACCCGGTCATGCCACGCTGGCCACCGGCGCCAACCCATGGCGCCACGGCATCGTGGACAACCGCGTCATCGACCGGGCCACGGGCAAGCCCGTGCGAGCCCTGCCGGACCCGGAGCACCCGGTGCTGGAGGCGCCCCTGTCCACGGATGACGTGAGCCCGGCCAATCTCCTGGCGGAGACGATCGCGGACCGGCTGCGGCTGGCCACCCAGGAGAAGGGGAAGGCCATCTCCCTGTCGGGCAAGCCCCGCTCGGCCATTCCGCTCGCGGGCCGGCTCGGGCAGGCCTACTGGTACGACGAGACGGTGGGCAAGTTCGTCACCGGCACCTGGTACATGAAGGAGCTGCCCGCCTGGCTCAAGACCTTCAACGCCTCCCAGCCGGCCGCGGCCTGGTTCAACAAGACGTGGGAGCCCCTGCGGCCCCGCTCCGAGTACACGGGCGAGGATGACCGGCCCTACGAGAGCGAGCCCGCCGGACTGGGCCGGGTCTTCCCCCACCCGCTCAACGGAGGCATGACGGCGCCCGGCCCCATGTCCTACAGCGCCCTCGCCATCTCCCCGCTGTCGTTCGACCTGGTGGTGAAGGCCGCCGGGGCCGCCATCGCCGGCGAGGGCCTGGGCAAGGACGACGTCCCCGACATGCTCGGGGTGAGCTTCAGCGCCACGGATCGCGTCTACCACCAGTACGGACCGAACTCCTGGGAGATGCAGGACACGATGTACCGGCTGGACAAGGCCGTGGGCGACCTGGTGGCGCTCGCCGAGCGGGCGGCGGGAGGCCGGGCCAACCTGCTGGTGGTGCTCTCCGCGGACCACGGCGGCGCGGCGGTGCCCGAGCAATGGACCGCCTCGGGCATGGACGCCCGGCGCGTGAATCCCTCCGTCCTCGCCCAGCAACTGACCGAGGTGCTGCGCAAGCAGTTCGGCGGCGACGTGACGGCCATCGCGGAGGAGACGGACGTGTACCTGGGTGGCCAGACGCTCGAGAGCGGCAAGGTGGACGGAGCGGCGGTGCGGCGCGCCGCGGCCGACTGGCTGAGGCAGCAGCCCGCCGTCTTCCTGGCGGTGGCGAGGGATGACCTCTACACGATGCCGGACACGGCGGGGCTCGCGATGCCCCTGCGGCGCGGCTACTACCCGGGGCGCAGCGGCGACGTGCTCTTCGTGGTGAAGCCCTTCCACGTCATCACCACGGACAGCGCCGGCACCAACCACGGCGCGCCCTACTCGTACGATCAACTGGTGCCCGTCATCTTCGCGGGCAAGGGCGTGAGACCGGGCACCTACCTGCGGGAGATCAGCACCACGGACGTGGCGCCCACCATGGCGGCGGTCCTGGAGATGAACCCTCCCGCCTCCGCCGAGGGCACGCCCCGCTTCGAGGCCATCGGTTCCGGCCTCTGACGGGACTCACGCCGTCTGGAGGATCTCCAGGGAGAGGTCCATGGCGCGCGCCGAGTGGGTGAGCGCCCCCATGGACACGAAGTCCACGCCGAGCTTCGCCAGCCGGGGCAGGCGCTCCAGGGTGATGCCACCGGAGACCTCGAGGGGAATCCGGCCGGCCGTCAGTTCCACCGCGCGGCGGATCCGCTCGTCATCCATGTTGTCGAGCATCACCACGTCCGCGCCTTCCTCGAGCGCCTCGGCGAGCTGATCGAGATTCGTGACCTCGATCTCGATCTTCACCAGTTGGGGGGCGTTGGCGCGGGCGCGACGGAGCGCTTCGCGGACCGACCCTCCCACGGCCGCGATGTGATTGTCCTTGATGAGGATGCCGTCGAAGAGGCCGAAGCGATGGTTGAAGGCACCGCCCGCCTTCACGGCCAGCTTGGACAGCGCGCGCATGCCCGGAGCCGTTTTCCGCGTGTCGAGGATGCGCAACCGGGTGCCGTGCACCGCGGTCATGACCTGACGCGCCATCGTGGCCATGCCCGAGGTGCGCTGGATGATGTTGAGGGCGGTGCGCTCGGCCGTGAGGAGCGCACGCAGACGGCCATGGAGCCGGGCCACGATCGACCCGGCCTCGACCTCCTGGCCATCGGCCGAGAGCAGCTCGATCCGGACATCGGGATCCACCCGCTGGAAGACCTGGACGAAGGCGTCCAGGCCCGCGAGCACGAGCCGCTCCTTGACGAGCAGCTCGGCCGAGCCCCGGGCGTCCACGGGGACGAGGGACTCGGTGGTGATGTCTCCCGCCGCCCCGAGGTCTTCATCGAGGGCGAGCGAGATGAGTCGATCCAGGAAGGCATCCATGCGCGTCGTTTCTCCCGTCGCTCTACCGCCGAGGCTTGGAGCCGCGAGCGGGCGACTTCTTCTTGGCGGCGGCCTTCTTCGCCGGTGCCTTCTTGGCGACAGCCTTCTTCGCTGGCGCCTTCTTGGCGGTGCCCTTCTTGGCCGGGGCCTTCTTCACCGGAGCCTTCTTGGCCGGGGCCTTCTTGCTCGCGGCGGCCTTCTTCACCGGAGCCTTCTTGGCAGCGCCCTTCTTGACCGGGGCCTTCTTGCTCGCGGCGGCCTTCTTCACCGGAGCCTTCTTGGCAGCGCCCTTCTTGACCGGGGCCTTCTTGCTCGCGGCGGCCTTCTTCACCGGAGCCTTCTTGGCCGCCTTGCCGCTGGAGCCGGTCTTGCGTGCGGGCCGAGCCGGGGCCTGTGTCTCCTCGCCCTGCTCTTCCGCGGTGAGCGCCTCCAACTCGGGCTCCTCGTCCTCCTCCTCGGCCAGGGCCTCCTGTTCCTCTAAGTCCGCTTGCGTCCGGGTGTTGACGGCGAGTGGCGCTTCGTAGGTATCCGCCCGCGTGGCGGAGATGTCGACGTCAGGCTCGGAGGTTCCGGTCTCGATGGTCTGCGTCCGGGCATCCACCTGCGACGGCTCGGGCGAGGGCGCGTGCTCTGGATCCGCGAGGTCCGGGACCTTCTGCTCGATAACGGGCTCGGGCGCGGGGGCGAGCCGGTCCAGGTTGTCGCGCAGCTTGGAGACGCGGGCTTCCAACTCCTCGACGCGGGCGCGGTCCTTCTCCACCACGTCCGGCGGGGCCTTGGCGACGAAGTTGGGGTTGTCCAGCTTGCGCTTGATGCCGCCCAGCTCCTGCTCGGAGCGCGTGATCTCCTTGCCCAGACGCTCGCGCTCGGCGTCCACGTCGATGAGGCCCGCGAGCGGAACGAAGATCTCCAACTGGGGACCCACGAAGGCCGCGGACAGGGACGGCTTGGCACCGGGCCCGGAGATGTTCAGCTCGCCGAGGCCCGCCAGCCGCGTGACATCGCCCCGCCACCGCTCGAGCAGCTCGCGGATGCGCGCATCCGGGCTCTGGATGATCGCGGTGATGCGGGCCGAGGGCGCCAGGTTGCTCTCGCCCCGGATGGTGCGCAGGCCCTCGATGGCGGTGATGACCGTGCCGATCTCCGCCTCGGCCGCGGCGTCCTCGAGCGACGTGTCCGGCTCGGGGAACGAGGCGATCATGATGGAGTCCGTCGGCCGCGCCATGGGCAGCTTCTGCCAGATCTCCTCGGTGACGAACGGCATGAACGGGTGGAGCAGGCGCAGGATGCGGTCCAGGCAGTACACGAGCACCGCGCGGGTGGTGTCCTTGGACTTCGCGTCCTCGCCATAGAGCGAGCCCTTGGCCAGCTCGATGTACCAGTCACAGAACTCGGACCAGAGGAACTGGTAGAGCGTGGAGGCGGCCTCGGCGAAGGCGAAGGCCTCCAGGGACGCGCGCGTCAGGGCGGTGGCGCGCTGCAGGCGCGAGAGGATCCACCGGTCCGCGAGGGTGAGCTCGCGCTCCTGGAGGGGCCGCGCGTCCAGGGAGAAGTCGCCCATGTTCATGAGGGCGAAGCGGCTGGCGTTCCACAGCTTGTTGGCGAAGGCCTTGTAGCCGGCCACGCGGTCCAGCGAGAGCTTGATGTCACGGCCCTGCTGGGTGAGCGACGCCAGGGTGAAGCGCAGCGCGTCGGCGCCGTGCGCGGGCATGCCCTGGGGGTACTTGTTGCGCAGGTTCTTGTTGAGCTGCTCGGGGGGCGCGCCCAGGATGATGTCGAGGGGATCGATCACGTTCCCCTTCGTCTTGGACATCTTCTCGCCCTTCTCATCGCGCACCATGGCGTGCAGGTAGATGGTGCGGAAGGGCACTTCCTTCATGAAGTGCAGGCCGAACATCATCATCCGGGCGACCCAGAAGAAGAGGATGTCGTGGCCCGTCTCCATGACGGAGTTCGGGTAGAAGGCCTTGAGCTCGGCGGTCTGCTCGGGCCAGCCCAGGGTGCTGAACGGCCACAGGCCCGAGGAGAACCACGTGTCGAGCACGTCCGGGTCCTGCTCGAGCTTGGAGCCCGAGCACTTCGTGCACTTCTCGGGCGGCGTGCGCGACACGATGGGCTCGGCGCGCGAGTAGTCGATGGCGCCCGTGGCCTCCAGGCGCGGGCTGCAGTCGGCGCAGTACCAGGCGGGGATCTGGTGGCCCCACCACAACTGGCGGCTGATGGTCCAGTCGTGGATGTTGCGCATCCAGTGGAAGTACGTGTTCGTCCACGACTCGGGGATGATCTTCGTGCGGCCCTGCTCCACCGCCTCGATGGCGGGCCTGGCCAGGGGTTCGATCTTCACGAACCACTGGGGAGACAGGCGCGGCTCCACCACGGTGCCACAGCGCTGGCAGCCGCCCACGGACAGCTTGTGCGGCTCCTCCTTCTCCAACACGCCCTGCTCGGTCAGATCCTCGAGCATCTTCTTGCGCGCGGCGAAGCGGTCCATGCCCGCGTAGGCGCTGCCCTCGAGGTTGATGCGCGCGGACTCATCCAGCACGGTGATCTGCTGCAGATTGTGGCGCAGGCCCGTCTGGTAGTCGTTGAAGTCATGGGCGGGCGTCACCTTCACCACGCCGGTGCCGAAGGCCGGATCCACCAGCTCGGCATCGGCGACGATGGGAATCTCCCGGCCGGTGAGCGGCAGCACGACGAACTGGCCCGCCAGTCCCTTGTAGCGCTCGTCCTCGGGGTGGATGGCCACCGCGGTGTCGCCGAGCATCGTCTCGGGGCGGGTGGTGGCGACGGTGAGCTTGCGGTCGCTGCCCTTGACCGGGTAGTGCAGGTGCCAGAGCGAGCCCTGCTTCTCCTCGTGCTCGACCTCCAGGTCGCTGAGCGCGGTATGGCACGAGGGGCACCAGTTGATGAGCTTCTGGGCCCGGTAGATGAGGCCCTCCTCGTACAGCCGCACGAACACCTCGCGCACGGCGGCCGAGACGCCTGGATCCATGGTGAAGCGCTCGCGGCTCCAGTCCAGACTCGCGCCGAGCACCTTCTGCTGCTCGTTGATGCGCTGGCCGTACTTGTTCTTCCACTCCCACACGCGCTCGAGGAACTTCTCGCGACCCAGATCGTGGCGGCTCTTCTTCTCCTTCTCCTTGAGCTCGCGCTCCACCACCATCTGCGTGGCGATGCCCGCGTGGTCCGTCCCCGGCACCCAGAGGGTGTTGAAGCCGCGCATGCGCTTCCAGCGCACGAGGATGTCCTGGATGGTGGCCGTGAGCGCATGGCCCAGGTGCAGGCTGCCTGTCACGTTGGGCGGAGGCAGCACGATGCTGAAGGAGGGCTTGTCCGCGGTGGCCTCCGCGCGGAAGTAGTTCCGCTCCATCCAGCAGGCATACCAACGGGCCTCGACCTCCGTGGGCTCGTAGGACTTCGGCAGTTCGGTCGTGTCGCTCATAGAAAAAAAGAGAACCGGCCCCCAGGGCCGGTGGAAGGACCGGCCCGACGAGGGCCGGTCGGGGACTGGGAGAGAGAGATTAACGGCGAGAAGACGCTCAGTGCTTCGTCTCGCGATCCTTGATCAACCGCTCCAGCTCCTCGCGGATGATGGTCTCGGCGAGCTGGGGTACGACCTCCCAGGCGATCTTCTCGATGACCTCTCGCGAGGCCTTCGAGAGCGCGTCACGCAGCTGCGCCTCGCCGCCATCCGCCGCGGCGGGAGCGGGCCGCGCCGCCACGGGCGTGGGGGCGGGAGCCAAGGGAGCGGGCTCGGGCGTCAGGGGCTCGGCATCATCCAGGGACAGATCCTCCAGGCCGTTCACCTCGGGAGCGGCGGGAGGCGGAGCCGGCACGGGCTGAGGCGCGGGAGCACCCAGTCCGAACGGATCCCTGCCTCGGATGGCCCCCGCGGGCGCGGCACCCGGCAGGCCAGCCGCGCCAGGAGGACGGGGCAGGCCCGCGACGCCCGGAGGCGGCACACCCGGAGGCGGCATTCCCGGACGCGCGCCCGGAGGGGGTGCGCCCGGAGGCGGCATTCCCGGACGCGCGCCCGGAGGCTGCACACCCGGGGGCGGCATTCCCGGACGCGCCATGCCCGGAGGCGGCGCTCCCGGAGGAGGCATTCCCGGACGCGCGCCCGGAGGCGGCGCTCCCGGAGGAGGCATTCCCGGACGAGGACCCGGACCCATGCCCGGTCCCGGAGGCCCGCCCGGACGCGCCACGCCCGGAGGCGGCGCTCCCGGAGGAGGCATTCCCGGACGAGGACCCGGACCCATGCCCGGTCCCGGAGGCCCGCCCGGACGCGCCATGCCCGGAGCCCCGGGCCCCGGAGGGATGCCAGGGCCCGGCGGCCGCGGACCCGGGCCAGGACCCGGAGGGCCCGCGGGGCGAGGCTGGGCGGGTGCCGCGGCGGCGGCGGGTGCCGTCACCTGGGTGGCGGCCGAGGCGGGCATCGTGTTGCCCTTCTGCCCCACCAGGGTCTTCACCTTGTCCAACAGGACCTGGCTCTCGAAGGGCTTGGTGATGTGGTCGTCCGCCCGGGCCGAGCGTGCGCGGCCCTCGTCGAAGGCCTCGAAGGTACCGGCCAGCAGCAGCACGGGGATGTGCTGGGTGGACGGATCGTGCTTGAGCGCCTCGCAGACCTCGTAGCCGTTCTTGCCCGGCATCATCACGTCCGCGAGCACCACATCCGGACGCAGCTCGCGGCAACGCGAGATGGCGTCCAGCCCATTGTCGACCGCGGTGACCTGAAAGTCCTCGGTCGCGAAGATCATCCCGATCACCTTGCGGATGGTGAGCGAATCATCGGCGACCAGCAGATTCTTGGGCATCGATTCGGGCCTCGGGGGATCCAACCCCCCAGAATTCGTTGAGAAACAGGGACATGGCGTCCCTTCATACAGGCCGGGCAGCTTACGGTTGCCCACTCGGGCCTTCAAGAAAACAAGCGGGCCATCAAGAAAACATACGTCGCGGGTCCGCGAAGAGCACGGGCATGGGGAGGCCGGGCGCGGTGAACTCCCCGGGGTTCAAAGTGGACGTGAAGTGGGGGAACACCCCCAGCACACGCGAGGCGCACATCCCCAGACGGCGGCCCTCCACGTCGGCCAGGACGAGGAAGTCCTCCGCGACGACGCTTCCCCCCAGGAGAAGTGCTGGCGCCGAGTAGAGGGGCCAGAGTACCTGGCCATGGGGCAGCAGGCCCGCCACGGCCCCGCTCCGCCCCGGCAGCTCGCAGAAGCTGGGGGTCCGCATCGCCACCTGGGACACATAGGACAGGGGCAGGCCGAACAACCGCCCCTGGGACTCGAAGACGAGCGAGCGCTCTGGAGGGGAGAGGGCGAGGTGTACGGGAAGGGGGGCGGGAGGCTTCGCGGCGCCGGGTGCCTGGGGAAGCGCGTCCGCGTTGAGCTCCAGGTAGAGGCGCTCCTTGTACAGCACCGCGCTGTGGCTGAGCGAGGCCAGGGTGGCGCCCAGCCCCGAGGGCAGCACGAAGTGGACGGCCCGAGCCACGTCGGCCACCTCGACGATCGAGCGCACGCGCACCGCCAGGGTGGGGCTCACGTCGAACACCACGACCATGCCCGGGGTCGGCTCGGGCTCGCCACCCAGCAACTCGGACAGATCCTGGATCTCCAGCACCCCGCGAAGACTCGTTTCATCTGGACCCGGCGAGGCCACCTCGGTGACGGAGGTGGCCTCGACGGAGAAGCGCGTACCGCCCGCTTCCAACAGAAGACAGAGTCGGCGTCCGCTTTCGAAGAGGGGCACGCGCACAGGCTAGCAGCCCCGAGGCCTTGGTGCTAAGCCCCGAGCGATGGCGCGTCTGCTCCTCGTCGATGACGAAAAGATGGCCCGGGCCCTGTACGGCGATTCCCTGCGGGAACTGGGCCACGAGGTCAC from Melittangium boletus DSM 14713 includes the following:
- a CDS encoding ADP-ribosylglycohydrolase family protein → MPPRRPIAPPAPDPYPHSRGRGALLGLVVGDALGSPLKARNLIAPVFPTLAEGVHRVLRAGGPFELKKGQVGESGQMACCLGVGLRELGTYDADAQLRHYLRWQHHAQGMSPHVEDVMTEMLESPMPKVTAARRLWMKGGRKAAGNGSLGRTAPLGVFFHQDQDSRLRASFADSALTDFDPRCQLACATLNASIAHSLNAGEGLTPQDLLQATLSELTVASATLGRVLPDFVQEVSMATAMIREDLDAARQDDPQLYWPELHMHRKPTLARVAFRLAYWELMHAPSFETALVDVINRGGDTDVNGAVAGALLGAFHGEEAIPTDWSQGVLEALGPRDGALWNTYHPRQLLTLAPELEE
- the glpX gene encoding class II fructose-bisphosphatase; protein product: MDRNLAMEVVRVTEMAAIASARLMGRGSKNESDQAAVDAMRRAFDSLNINGTVVIGEGERDEAPMLYIGEQVGRRHADDPGVDIALDPLEGTNLCAYGRPGGISVVAMADKGKLLNAPDTYMEKIAVGERAKGAIDLRRTPTENLRAIAERMKVYVADLTVVILERERHVELIKEVRAAGARIRLIEDGDVAGAIATCFEDTGVDVLMGTGGAPEGVIAAAAVRSVGGDMQGRLVPRNNDEVARARRMGITDISKIYTAEELASGDVMFAATGVTTGDFLRGVRFFGGGCETHSVVMRSKSGTVRFIQSRHKFDKKPGYNL
- a CDS encoding valine--tRNA ligase, producing the protein MSDTTELPKSYEPTEVEARWYACWMERNYFRAEATADKPSFSIVLPPPNVTGSLHLGHALTATIQDILVRWKRMRGFNTLWVPGTDHAGIATQMVVERELKEKEKKSRHDLGREKFLERVWEWKNKYGQRINEQQKVLGASLDWSRERFTMDPGVSAAVREVFVRLYEEGLIYRAQKLINWCPSCHTALSDLEVEHEEKQGSLWHLHYPVKGSDRKLTVATTRPETMLGDTAVAIHPEDERYKGLAGQFVVLPLTGREIPIVADAELVDPAFGTGVVKVTPAHDFNDYQTGLRHNLQQITVLDESARINLEGSAYAGMDRFAARKKMLEDLTEQGVLEKEEPHKLSVGGCQRCGTVVEPRLSPQWFVKIEPLARPAIEAVEQGRTKIIPESWTNTYFHWMRNIHDWTISRQLWWGHQIPAWYCADCSPRLEATGAIDYSRAEPIVSRTPPEKCTKCSGSKLEQDPDVLDTWFSSGLWPFSTLGWPEQTAELKAFYPNSVMETGHDILFFWVARMMMFGLHFMKEVPFRTIYLHAMVRDEKGEKMSKTKGNVIDPLDIILGAPPEQLNKNLRNKYPQGMPAHGADALRFTLASLTQQGRDIKLSLDRVAGYKAFANKLWNASRFALMNMGDFSLDARPLQERELTLADRWILSRLQRATALTRASLEAFAFAEAASTLYQFLWSEFCDWYIELAKGSLYGEDAKSKDTTRAVLVYCLDRILRLLHPFMPFVTEEIWQKLPMARPTDSIMIASFPEPDTSLEDAAAEAEIGTVITAIEGLRTIRGESNLAPSARITAIIQSPDARIRELLERWRGDVTRLAGLGELNISGPGAKPSLSAAFVGPQLEIFVPLAGLIDVDAERERLGKEITRSEQELGGIKRKLDNPNFVAKAPPDVVEKDRARVEELEARVSKLRDNLDRLAPAPEPVIEQKVPDLADPEHAPSPEPSQVDARTQTIETGTSEPDVDISATRADTYEAPLAVNTRTQADLEEQEALAEEEDEEPELEALTAEEQGEETQAPARPARKTGSSGKAAKKAPVKKAAASKKAPVKKGAAKKAPVKKAAASKKAPVKKGAAKKAPVKKAAASKKAPAKKAPVKKAPAKKGTAKKAPAKKAVAKKAPAKKAAAKKKSPARGSKPRR
- a CDS encoding acyl-CoA thioesterase — translated: MVEARIRVIYGDTDQMGVVYHANYLRYFEFARGEFFRSRGGSYRELEREGVMLPVIEVAAAYKAPARYDDELVVRVWVSDFKRASLSFSYEVRRAGAPESLLSTGRTVHACVGRDGKPTRLPEALVRLLQEAT
- a CDS encoding alkaline phosphatase family protein, coding for MRFSRALVSLLLLTALPAWAKPPRLTLFITVDAMGTDLLLRHRPRLQGGLGKLLDSGAFYPYARYAYAKPRTAPGHATLATGANPWRHGIVDNRVIDRATGKPVRALPDPEHPVLEAPLSTDDVSPANLLAETIADRLRLATQEKGKAISLSGKPRSAIPLAGRLGQAYWYDETVGKFVTGTWYMKELPAWLKTFNASQPAAAWFNKTWEPLRPRSEYTGEDDRPYESEPAGLGRVFPHPLNGGMTAPGPMSYSALAISPLSFDLVVKAAGAAIAGEGLGKDDVPDMLGVSFSATDRVYHQYGPNSWEMQDTMYRLDKAVGDLVALAERAAGGRANLLVVLSADHGGAAVPEQWTASGMDARRVNPSVLAQQLTEVLRKQFGGDVTAIAEETDVYLGGQTLESGKVDGAAVRRAAADWLRQQPAVFLAVARDDLYTMPDTAGLAMPLRRGYYPGRSGDVLFVVKPFHVITTDSAGTNHGAPYSYDQLVPVIFAGKGVRPGTYLREISTTDVAPTMAAVLEMNPPASAEGTPRFEAIGSGL
- the nadC gene encoding carboxylating nicotinate-nucleotide diphosphorylase, with amino-acid sequence MDAFLDRLISLALDEDLGAAGDITTESLVPVDARGSAELLVKERLVLAGLDAFVQVFQRVDPDVRIELLSADGQEVEAGSIVARLHGRLRALLTAERTALNIIQRTSGMATMARQVMTAVHGTRLRILDTRKTAPGMRALSKLAVKAGGAFNHRFGLFDGILIKDNHIAAVGGSVREALRRARANAPQLVKIEIEVTNLDQLAEALEEGADVVMLDNMDDERIRRAVELTAGRIPLEVSGGITLERLPRLAKLGVDFVSMGALTHSARAMDLSLEILQTA
- a CDS encoding type II toxin-antitoxin system RatA family toxin codes for the protein MAGATRTIVINAPPDKLFDVITNYDKYGEFLPEVKKIWTSERKGNEVKVHYEVDVIKTIHYTILVKEERPTRMSWTFVEGEVMKDNKGSWVLEPDGEGRTKATYTVDMALGALVPKAIVTKLAETSLPKMLDAFKRRAESL